GCTTCGCTTTGTACGAGAATGAAATCGCGGGCGTCGAAGTTGCTTCCCTCGATCCGCGCGTAGCCGCGGATGTGCGGCAGCAGCACCTTCTGCAACACCTCGTTCGCTTCCTTCTCCTTATCGCTCGAATCGGCCTGGTGAATTACTCCTTCATCGGTCAGCCGCACCAGCAGCTCTGGTGCTTTCTCCGGACGTACCGCGTATTCCACGACCACCTGCGGCTTGATGATGAAGCCGTCACGCGATGGAAACTCGATATCCGTCAGCTCGACACGGTGGCTGCGGACTTCGATCGGAGTGATCGTCTCGACGAATGGATTTATGTAATAGGTGCCGGGAGAAACGGGCGTTTGCTGCACGCCGCGATAACCATCAGGCACGACATAGTTACCCCGCGCAGGGTCGGGCGACAATTTGCGCGGATCTTGCCCCACTTTCAAACATCGCACGCCGACCTGCTCGACGCGCACTTCGACCGCCGGCACCTCCTCCCACGCATAGGCATAGGGATTCAAGCGGTAACTGCCCGGCAATAGCACCTCGCGCAGAATACCGCGCTCGCCGTCAATGGGATTGTCGTTGTCCTGATGCGCCAGGATATCGCCGACGGTCAAGCGCTCTTCCGGAATGTCGCGACCAAATTGTCGGGTCAATACCAGGCATTTGCCCACCGGCACGTGAACCATCTGATGAACTTCGTGGCTCCAGAACAACGGATTCAGAAAGTGGCGTCCCTCGGGCAAGACCTCGAACATCACGCCCTTGTAC
The nucleotide sequence above comes from Pirellulales bacterium. Encoded proteins:
- a CDS encoding SPFH domain-containing protein → MINLLKQSKFWTTSIAVIVALGIVYLLWQWEVERIEVGPGKYLVRIHRWGKNLSEGEIVAPDPSYKGVMFEVLPEGRHFLNPLFWSHEVHQMVHVPVGKCLVLTRQFGRDIPEERLTVGDILAHQDNDNPIDGERGILREVLLPGSYRLNPYAYAWEEVPAVEVRVEQVGVRCLKVGQDPRKLSPDPARGNYVVPDGYRGVQQTPVSPGTYYINPFVETITPIEVRSHRVELTDIEFPSRDGFIIKPQVVVEYAVRPEKAPELLVRLTDEGVIHQADSSDKEKEANEVLQKVLLPHIRGYARIEGSNFDARDFILVQSEAGDTKTTNAREALQRTLLSKVKPRCAELGVEIRAVTLADLRPPEELADQIAQRELARVEREKNQVRLKQFQAEQELKGKESLKQQAAEKVNAETRLVQGKTKSE